GAACACGATCAGGGTGTCGTCGGCCAGGCCACAGTCCTCGAGGGTTTGCAGCAGCTTGCCGATGTTGTCGTCGATGTAGCTGCAGGCGCCGAAGTAGGCGCGGCGGGCGTCGCGGATCTTGTCCACGGGCAGTGGCTTGTTCCACAGGTCGTAGACCTTGAGCAGGCGTTGCGAGTGCGGGTCCTGCTCGCCTTGAGCGATCTCGTCCCGCGGCAGTGGGATATCCACATCCTGGTACATGTCCCAGTAGTGCTTGGGAATGGTGTAGGGGTCATGGGGGTGGGTCATGGAGACGGTCAGGCAGAATGGCCGGCCGTCGTCCTCGCGTACATGGTCATAGAGGTACTGGCGCGCCTTGAACACCACCTCTTCATCGAAATCCAGCTGGTTGGTGCGCACGCAGGGCCCGGCTTGCAGCACCGAGGACATGTTGTGGTACCAGCTCGGGCGCACCTCCGGTTCATCCCAGTTCACCGCCCAGCCGTAGTCGGCCGGGTAGATATCGCTGGTCAGGCGTTCTTCGTAGCCGTGCAGCTGGTCCGGGCCGCAGAAGTGCATCTTGCCCGATAGCGCTGTGCGGTAGCCGAGCCGGCGCAGGTAGTGGGCGTAGGTGGGCACGTCGGCGGGGAAGTCGGCGGCGTTATCAAAGGCGCCGATGCGGCTGGGCAACTGGCCGCTGACCAGGGTGAAGCGCGACGGCGCGCACAACGGGCTGTTGCAATAGGCGCTGTCGAACACCACGGCCTGCTCGGCGAGGCGGGCCAGGTGGGGCATCTTGATCGGCGATGGGTTGTAGATCGGCAGCAACGGCGCGGCCATCTGATCGGCCATGATGAACAGGATGTTGGGTCGCTTCATGGGTGCCTTCCATCGTCGAGAGTTATGGGTACCACTTGCAATCCAGCATGCGGCTGTGGATAACAGGGGTAAAGCCCATGCCGGGCAATGACTGGGATTAGCCAAGCTTATGTTTGAGCACCTTGCCGACCTGCCCCTCGACACCTTGCGCGTGTTCGAGGCCGCCGCCCGCCTGCGCAGTTTCACCGCTGCCGCCGTGGAGCTGGGCACCACCCAGCCGGCGGTCAGCCAGCAGATGAAGCGCCTGGAGGCGCAGTTGGGCACAAGGTTGTTCGACCGGATCTACCGGGGTATCGAGCTGACCGAGGCGGGGTTGCTGTTGTTCGAGCAGGTGCATCAGGGCTTGCAGGCGATGGACGATGGCGTTGCCCAAGCCAGCGGGCGCGGCCAGCGCGAGGTGCTGCAGGTGGCGACCGACTTCGCCTTTGCGGCGTTCTGGCTGATGCCGCGCTTGCAGCGTTTCCACGAGGCTTATCCACAGGTGGACGTGAGCCTGGTGACCGGAGAGCGCAGCCAGGCGATGCTGCGCCCGGACATCGATGTGGCGGTGCTGTTCGGTGATGGTCGCTTCCATCAGGGCGAGAGCCGCTGGCTGTTCGATGAGGAGGTTTTCCCGGTGTGCAGCCCTCGGCTGATTCATGGCAAACCCTTGTCAGCCGTGGCTTTGCAGCGATTGCCATTGCTGCACTTGAAGGGTGAGCAGGCCAGTCGCTGGTTCGATTGGGCCGGGGTTTTCCGTGGTCTTGGTGTGGACAGCCCTCCTCCGTCCGGTCAGCTGCGGTTCGACAACTACACCCTGCTGATTCAGGCCGCGATTGCCGGCCAGGGCGTGGCGATCGGCTGGGCGCACCTGGTGGATGGGCTGGTCGAGCAGGAGCTGCTGTGCCGGCCGCTGGAAGGCAGTTTGCGCTCGAAGCGGGGGTATTACGTGGTGCTGCCGCCACGCAAGCGGCGTGGGGCGTTGATCGAGCGGTTTGTGGATTGGCTGGAGCAGGAGCGTGGGTCGTAACTGGGTTGCTGCGCAACCCATCGCCGGCAAGCCGGCTCCCACAGGGACCGCGCCAGGCTTATCCATGTGGGAGCGGGCTTGCCCGCGAAGCAGACAACGCCGATGCTAAGGCAAAGCGCCGCCTAAACAGGAGCCACCGTGCAAAGGATCAAGGGTTACCACGCCCACGTGTACTACGATGCGTCGACCATGGAGCAGGCCCGCGAGCTGTGCGAAGAAGCGACGCGGCTGTTCCCCGTGACCATGGGCCGCATGCACCAGAAACCGGTCGGGCCGCACCCGGACTGGAGCTGTCAGCTGGCGTTCGGGCCGGAGGTGGTGGGGGTGGTGCTGCCGTGGCTGGCGCTGTATCGCAAGGGGTTGGTGGTGTTCCTGCACCCGGAGACCGGGGATGAGCTGGCGGATCACCGCGATCATGCGATCTGGATGGGGGCGATCAGGCCGCTGGATCTGTCGATCTTTGAAGGCTAGGTTGCTCTGACGGCCCTATCGCCGGCAAGCCGGCTCCCACAGGTCTTGTGGGAGCCGGCTTGCCGGCGATCGAGGGCGAAGCCCTCGCGCTTAGTTGCGTGCCGCGCGCACACCTTCAGCCAGCGCCGAGCAAAGGCTCAGCACATCAGTCACGGCCTGCTCGGCACCCTTGGCCTGGGCAATCTTGTCGACCAGCGCCGAGCCCACCACCACGCCATCGGCCAGGCGGGCGATAGCCGCAGCCTGCTCCGGCGTACGAATGCCGAAACCAACGCTGATCGGCAGGTCGGTATGCCGACGCAGGCGCGCAATGGCCTCGGTCACATGCTCGGTGGTCGCCGAGCCCGCACCGGTCACACCGGCCACCGAGACGTAGTAGACGAATCCGGAGCTGCGCTCCAGCACGCGTGGCAGGCGCACGTCGTCGGTAGTCGGGGTGGTCAGGCGGATGAAGTCGATGCCGGCGGCCTGGGCCGGGGTGGCCAGCTCGGCGTCATGCTCGGGCGGCAGGTCGACGATGATCAGGCCATCGACACCAGCTTCCTTGGCTTCGGCGACGAACTGCTCCACGCCGAAGCGATGGATCGGGTTGTAGTAACCCATCAGCACGATCGGGGTGGTTTGGTTATCCACACGGAATTCACGCACCATCTGCAGGGTCTTGGCCAGGGTCTGGCCAGCTTCCAGGGCGCGCAGGGTGGCGAGCTGGATCGCCACGCCGTCGGCCATCGGGTCGGTGAACGGCATGCCCAGCTCGATCACGTCGGCGCCGGCGGCCGGTAGGCCCTTGAGGATTTTCAGCGAGGCATCGTAGCCGGGGTCGCCTGCGGTAACGAAGGTGACCAGTGCCGAGCGGCCTTCGGCCTTGAGATCGGCGAAGCGTTGTTCGAGACGGCTCATGCCTGTTTCTCCTGGGCGGCCATGTGGTTCATCACGGTTTGCATGTCCTTGTCGCCGCGACCGGACAGGCAGATCACCATCAAGTGGTCCTTGGGCAGCGTCGGCGCGCGTTTGATCGCCTCGGCCAGGGCGTGGGAGCTTTCCAGCGCCGGGATGATGCCTTCCAGGCGGCAGCTGATGTGGAAGGCGTCGAGGGCTTCGTCGTCG
This sequence is a window from Pseudomonas maumuensis. Protein-coding genes within it:
- the betC gene encoding choline-sulfatase, whose protein sequence is MKRPNILFIMADQMAAPLLPIYNPSPIKMPHLARLAEQAVVFDSAYCNSPLCAPSRFTLVSGQLPSRIGAFDNAADFPADVPTYAHYLRRLGYRTALSGKMHFCGPDQLHGYEERLTSDIYPADYGWAVNWDEPEVRPSWYHNMSSVLQAGPCVRTNQLDFDEEVVFKARQYLYDHVREDDGRPFCLTVSMTHPHDPYTIPKHYWDMYQDVDIPLPRDEIAQGEQDPHSQRLLKVYDLWNKPLPVDKIRDARRAYFGACSYIDDNIGKLLQTLEDCGLADDTLIVFSGDHGDMLGERGLWYKMHWFEMAARVPLLIHAPKRFAPARIGASVSTCDLLPTLVELAGGAVENHLHLDGRSLLGHLQGQGGHDEVIGEYMAEGTVGPLMMIRRGPYKFVYSEDDPWLLYDLSRDPHERENLTGSPDHQALLQAFADEARKRWDIPALRQQVLASQRRRRLVAEALAIGKLKSWDHQPLVDASQQYMRNHIDLDDLERKARYPQPAPLD
- a CDS encoding choline sulfate utilization transcriptional regulator, producing the protein MFEHLADLPLDTLRVFEAAARLRSFTAAAVELGTTQPAVSQQMKRLEAQLGTRLFDRIYRGIELTEAGLLLFEQVHQGLQAMDDGVAQASGRGQREVLQVATDFAFAAFWLMPRLQRFHEAYPQVDVSLVTGERSQAMLRPDIDVAVLFGDGRFHQGESRWLFDEEVFPVCSPRLIHGKPLSAVALQRLPLLHLKGEQASRWFDWAGVFRGLGVDSPPPSGQLRFDNYTLLIQAAIAGQGVAIGWAHLVDGLVEQELLCRPLEGSLRSKRGYYVVLPPRKRRGALIERFVDWLEQERGS
- a CDS encoding DOPA 4,5-dioxygenase family protein, yielding MQRIKGYHAHVYYDASTMEQARELCEEATRLFPVTMGRMHQKPVGPHPDWSCQLAFGPEVVGVVLPWLALYRKGLVVFLHPETGDELADHRDHAIWMGAIRPLDLSIFEG
- the trpA gene encoding tryptophan synthase subunit alpha, which encodes MSRLEQRFADLKAEGRSALVTFVTAGDPGYDASLKILKGLPAAGADVIELGMPFTDPMADGVAIQLATLRALEAGQTLAKTLQMVREFRVDNQTTPIVLMGYYNPIHRFGVEQFVAEAKEAGVDGLIIVDLPPEHDAELATPAQAAGIDFIRLTTPTTDDVRLPRVLERSSGFVYYVSVAGVTGAGSATTEHVTEAIARLRRHTDLPISVGFGIRTPEQAAAIARLADGVVVGSALVDKIAQAKGAEQAVTDVLSLCSALAEGVRAARN